One Phoenix dactylifera cultivar Barhee BC4 chromosome 8, palm_55x_up_171113_PBpolish2nd_filt_p, whole genome shotgun sequence genomic window carries:
- the LOC103708667 gene encoding AAA-ATPase At4g25835-like, with the protein MELLSQMWSLLGLLTVLQNVLPSQLLSLLHSLWQSLQDSLTPYSYFDVPEFLGSSAVEPNDLYRQVHLYLHQSLLHSPTPSSAPLPRLTLSLPRGAGGDPSAAAANPVLSLSPNHSLEDSFAGHRLVWTHHSDTLQDSLEERRSFALRLPKRAPASALLRTYLAHLSAAADALERSSRPRRLHTNSPRGGPPSWSSVPFRHPATFATLALDPALKSRLLADLSAFAAGRDFYRRTGRPWKRGYLLHGPPGSGKSSLIAAMANHLRYDVYDLELTRVSHNSDLRSLLIQTNNRSLIVIEDIDCSLELTGDRRRSTKSTTATSDARSRKKRQRLQSYEDSDSINDGCGDDSDGRVTLSGLLNFTDGLWSCCGEERIIVFTTNYADGVDPALLRAGRMDVHLRLGACGAHAVRELVERFVGVAEHELLGVAESCVRAGAEMTPAEVGEVLLRNREDPEKAVRELVAELQARVRHGGGGGNGGGEEEEGWEEREEGSPTESWEGSPEKVGRKGRAGWERRVRFLGRLKSLTKSDSGRRGV; encoded by the coding sequence atggagcttctctcGCAAATGTGGTCACTCCTTGGCCTCCTTACGGTCCTCCAAAACGTTCTCCCCTCCCAACTCCTCTCGCTGCTCCATTCTCTCTGGCAGTCCCTCCAGGACTccctcactccatactcctacTTCGACGTCCCGGAATTCCTTGGCTCCTCCGCCGTCGAGCCCAACGACCTCTACCGCCAGGTCCACCTCTACCTCCACCAATCCCTCCTCCACTCCCCCACCCCTTCTTCGGCTCCATTGCCACGcctcaccctctccctcccacgCGGCGCCGGCGGCGACCCCTCCGCCGCAGCCGCCAACCCGGTGCTCTCCCTATCCCCGAACCACTCCCTCGAGGACTCCTTCGCGGGCCACCGCCTCGTCTGGACGCACCACTCCGACACCCTCCAGGACTCCCTCGAGGAGCGGCGCTCCTTCGCCCTCCGCCTCCCGAAGCGCGCCCCCGCCTCCGCCCTCCTCCGCACCTACCTCGCCCACCTCTCCGCGGCTGCCGACGCCCTCGAGCGCTCCTCCCGCCCCCGCCGCCTCCACACCAACTCCCCCCGCGGCGGCCCCCCGTCCTGGTCCTCCGTCCCCTTCCGTCACCCCGCCACCTTCGCCACCCTCGCCCTCGACCCCGCCCTCAAGTCCCGCCTCCTCGCCGACCTCTCCGCCTTCGCCGCCGGTAGGGACTTCTACCGCCGCACCGGCCGCCCCTGGAAGCGCGGCTACCTCCTCCATGGTCCACCCGGATCCGGCAAGTCCTCCCTCATCGCCGCCATGGCCAACCACCTCCGTTACGACGTATACGACCTCGAGCTCACACGCGTCTCCCACAACTCCGACCTCCGCTCCCTCCTCATCCAGACCAACAACCGCTCTCTCATCGTCATCGAAGACATCGACTGCTCGCTCGAACTGACCGGCGACCGCCGCCGGTCAACCAAGTCCACCACCGCAACCTCCGATGCCAGAAGCAGAAAGAAAAGGCAGCGGCTCCAATCCTACGAAGATTCCGACAGCATCAATGATGGCTGCGGCGATGACAGCGACGGGAGGGTGACGCTGTCGGGGCTGCTGAATTTTACGGACGGGCTGTGGTCGTGCTGCGGGGAGGAGAGGATAATAGTGTTCACGACGAATTATGCGGACGGGGTGGACCCGGCGCTGCTGCGGGCGGGGAGGATGGACGTGCACCTGAGGCTGGGAGCCTGCGGGGCCCACGCGGTGAGGGAGCTGGTGGAGAGGTTCGTCGGGGTGGCGGAGCACGAGCTGCTGGGGGTGGCGGAGAGCTGCGTCCGGGCAGGGGCGGAGATGACGCCGGCGGAGGTGGGGGAGGTGCTGCTGAGGAACCGGGAGGACCCGGAGAAGGCCGTGAGGGAGCTGGTAGCGGAGCTGCAGGCGAGGGTGCGTCACGGGGGTGGTGGTGGGAATGGagggggagaggaggaggagggatgggaggagagggaggaagggtcGCCTACGGAGAGCTGGGAGGGGTCGCCGGAGAAGGTGGGGAGGAAGGGGAGGGCCGGATGGGAGCGGAGGGTGAGGTTTCTAGGCCGGCTCAAGAGTTTGACCAAGTCGGATTCTGGGAGAAGGGGGGTGTAG